In one window of Brassica rapa cultivar Chiifu-401-42 chromosome A07, CAAS_Brap_v3.01, whole genome shotgun sequence DNA:
- the LOC103828733 gene encoding cyanate hydratase, translating to MEAATKQSVTNRLLTVKSASGKTYSQLAAETGLTNVYVAQLLRRQAQLKPETVPKLREALPALTEELIAAMMSPPWRSYDPNLIQEPTVYRLNEAVMHFGESIKEIINEDFGDGIMSAIDFYCSVDKIKGVDGNNRVVVTLDGKYLPHSEQRTDKMVSRLNLKGSTSE from the exons ATGGAAGCGGCGACGAAGCAGAGCGTTACAAACCGCCTTCTCACCGTCAAGTCAGCCTCCGGCAAGACTTACAGTCAATTAGCGGCGGAGACAGGGCTCACCAACGTCTACGTGGCTCAGCTGCTCCGTCGCCAAGCCCAGCTCAAACCCGAAACAGTCCCCAAGCTCCGTGAAGCCTTACCTGCTCTGACCGAAGAACTCATCGCCGCCATGATGTCTCCGCCGTGGAGATCGTATGATCCAAACCTCATCCAAGAACCCACCGTCTACAG GTTGAATGAAGCAGTGATGCATTTCGGTGAGAGTATAAAGGAGATCATCAATGAAGATTTCGGCGATGGCAT CATGTCGGCAATAGACTTCTATTGCTCTGTGGACAAAATTAAAGGAGTGGATGGTAATAACCGCGTGGTCGTGACACTTGATGGGAAGTATCTTCCTCATTCTGAACAG AGGACTGATAAAATGGTCTCAAGGCTAAACCTCAAGGGAAGTACAAGCGAATGA
- the LOC103828735 gene encoding cytochrome P450 76C4: protein MIYLDNVLQFLSTEKAKMEIVSENLFLSFCFILSCFFIFTTVRFRQSSTRSTMLPPGPPRLPLIGNIHQIGKLPHRSFTDLSRTYGPIMHLKFGRLNTVIVTSPEAAREVLKRHDQTLSGRNSPNSIRSINHQNVSVAWIHPSTARWRLLRKLSATHMFSPQRIEATKALRMKKVQELMSFMDESSEREEAVDISRASFITTLNIISNIIFSVDLCSYGSEISNGFHDSVIGGMEAAGSPDLANFFPFLGFLDLQGNSKRMKFCTERLFKVFRGFIDIKTAEKSLRNDPKDASNRDFLDALLDLTVGDEAELDNNDIEHLLLDMFIAGTDTSSNTVEWAMAELLTNPKTMVKAQSEIQRIIGQNGFVQEPDISELPYIQAVVKETLRLHPAVPLLLPRKAEKDVEVFGYLVPKDAQVLVNVWAIGRDPNVWENPTQFEPDRFLGEEIDVKGRDYELTPFGAGRRICPGLPLAVKMVSLMLVSLLYSFDWKLPNTVDMEETFGITLHKANPLHVVPVKKNRH from the exons ATGATATATTTAGACAACGTTTTGCAATTTCTATCAACTGAGAAAGCAAAGATGGAAATTGTCTCAGAAAACCTGTTCTTGTCATTTTGCTTTATCCTATcatgtttctttatttttaccACCGTAAGATTCCGACAGAGCTCTACCCGATCCACCATGCTTCCTCCTGGACCTCCACGGTTACCGCTCATAGGTAACATTCACCAAATCGGTAAACTCCCACACCGTTCATTCACGGACCTCTCAAGAACATATGGACCAATCATGCATCTAAAGTTTGGACGTTTAAACACAGTTATCGTAACTTCACCAGAAGCTGCAAGAGAGGTTCTAAAAAGACACGATCAAACCTTGTCTGGCCGTAACTCTCCTAACTCGATACGGTCCATTAATCACCAAAACGTTTCTGTGGCATGGATTCATCCGTCAACGGCCCGTTGGAG ACTGTTGAGAAAGCTGTCGGCTACTCACATGTTCTCGCCGCAGCGTATTGAAGCCACTAAAGCTCTGCGGATGAAAAAGGTGCAAGAGCTCATGAGCTTCATGGATGAAAGCAGCGAGAGAGAAGAAGCTGTTGACATTTCTCGTGCATCTTTCATCACAACACTTAATATCATATCGAACATTATATTCTCGGTTGATCTCTGTAGCTACGGCTCGGAAATTTCAAATGGATTTCATGACTCAGTTATTGGAGGCATGGAAGCTGCTGGGAGTCCAGACCTTGCTAACTTCTTCCCGTTTCTTGGGTTTCTTGATCTGCAAGGTAATAGCAAGAGGATGAAGTTCTGTACAGAGAGGTTGTTTAAGGTTTTCCGAGGGTTCATCGATATTAAAACTGCGGAAAAATCGTTGCGGAATGATCCAAAAGATGCTTCCAATAGAGATTTTTTGGATGCGCTTCTTGATCTCACCGTAGGGGATGAAGCCGAACTCGACAATAATGATATTGAACACCTTCTCTTG GATATGTTTATAGCAGGCACAGACACAAGCTCTAATACCGTAGAATGGGCAATGGCAGAGTTACTTACTAACCCTAAAACTATGGTGAAAGCTCAATCCGAGATCCAACGTATCATAGGCCAAAACGGGTTCGTTCAAGAGCCTGATATCTCAGAATTGCCCTATATACAAGCGGTTGTGAAAGAAACTTTGCGTTTGCACCCAGCTGTTCCTCTTCTCCTCCCACGGAAAGCGGAAAAGGACGTAGAGGTGTTTGGATACCTTGTCCCTAAAGATGCTCAGGTTTTGGTGAACGTATGGGCAATAGGACGAGACCCAAACGTGTGGGAGAATCCGACCCAGTTTGAGCCAGACAGGTTTTTGGGGGAAGAAATTGATGTGAAAGGTAGAGACTATGAGTTAACACCGTTTGGGGCCGGAAGAAGAATTTGTCCAGGATTGCCTTTGGCTGTGAAGATGGTATCCCTTATGCTCGTTTCTCTTCTTTATTCCTTTGACTGGAAGCTTCCAAACACCGTCGACATGGAGGAAACCTTTGGTATTACCTTGCACAAGGCCAACCCGTTACATGTTGTTCCTGTTAAAAAAAATCGTCACTAG
- the LOC103828734 gene encoding uricase produces MAGEGGLRVEQRHGKARVRVGRVWRQGGDGSHHFVEWNVSISLLSHCLSSYHRDDNSDIVATDTMKNTVYVKAKECGDRLSVEEFAILLGNHFCSFYPQVYTAIVNIIEKPWERVCIDGKPHLHGFKLGSENHTVEATVQKSGALALTSGVAGLALLKTTQSGFEKFVRDKYTILPDTRERMLATEVNASWRYSYESVASIPKKELYFSEKFMEVKKVLMDTFFGPPETGVYSPSVQRTLYLMGSAVLRRFPDVASIHLKMPNIHFLPVNLSTKENPSMVKFKDDVYLPTDEPHGSIEATLSRITSKM; encoded by the exons ATGGCAGGAGAAGGAGGGTTGAGAGTGGAGCAAAGACATGGGAAGGCGAGAGTGAGAGTTGGGAGAGTTTGGCGTCAAGGCGGCGATGGATCTCATCACTTTGTTGAATGGAACGTTAGCATCAGCCTTCTCTCTCACTGCCTCTCTTCTTACCACCGTGACGATAACTCCGACATCGTCGCTACCGATACCATGAAAAACACC GTTTATGTCAAGGCGAAAGAGTGTGGAGATCGACTCTCTGTTGAGGAATTTGCAATACTTTTAGGGAATCACTTCTGCTCCTTTTATCCACAG GTTTACACTGCTATTGTTAATATCATTGAGAAGCCATGGGAGCGTGTGTGCATCGATGGAAAGCCCCATTTACATG GTTTCAAGCTTGGGTCAGAGAACCATACCGTGGAGGCTACAGTACAAAAGTCTGGTGCACTAGCCTTAACTTCTGGTGTTGCAGGACTAGCTTTGCTCAAGACAACCCAG TCAGGATTTGAGAAGTTTGTGAGAGACAAGTACACCATTCTGCCTGATACTCGAGAGAGAATGCTTGCCACAGAGGTGAATGCATCTTGGAG GTACTCGTATGAGTCTGTTGCAAGCATCCCAAAAAAGGAACTCTACTTCAGTGAGAAGTTCATGGAAGTGAAGAAAGTTCTGATGGATACTTTCTTTGGTCCTCCAGAAACCGGTGTGTATAGCCCTTCTGTCCAACGCACACTCTATCTTATGGGAAGCGCTGTACTGAGAAG GTTCCCTGATGTAGCATCAATTCACCTTAAAATGCCAAATATTCACTTCTTACCTGTAAATCTTTCAACAAAGGAAAACCCTTCAATGGTTAAG TTTAAGGATGATGTGTATTTGCCAACGGATGAACCTCATGGATCTATTGAAGCTACCCTAAGCCGCATAACCTCGAAAATGTAA